The Prosthecomicrobium sp. N25 nucleotide sequence GGCACCAGCACGATGTCCATCGGCTTGCCGTCCCGCGCGATGCGGACGTCGAGCTTCTCGCCCGCGCTGCCCGCGACCACCCGGATGATGTCCGAGAAGCTGCCGATCGCCGTGCCGTTGATCGCCTCGATCCGGTCGCCCGGCAGGATCCCGGCTTCCGCCGCGACTCCGCCCTGCGTGACCTCGCCGACCACCGGCAGCAGGACCTGACGCCCCTCGCTGGCGTAGACGGCGGTGAAGATCACGGTCGCCAGGATAAAGTTGGCGAGCGGGCCGGCGGCCACGATGGCGGCGCGCTTGGAGATGCTCTGGCCCTGGAAGCTGACCGCCCGCTCGGCTTCGGACATCGCCGCCAGCCGGTCGCGGTCGGGCGTCGAGGCCGCGCTCTCGTCGCCCTCGAACTTCACGTAGCCGCCGAGCGGGATCGCGGCGATCCGCCAGCGGGTGCCGTGCCGGTCGTACCAGCCGACGAGTTCGGGCCCGAATCCGATCGAGAAGGCGCGCACCTTGACGCCGCACCAGCGCGCCACCTGGAAGTGGCCGAGCTCGTGGACGAAGACCACGATGGTGAGGACGAAGAGAAAGGGGACGCCGTAGCTGACGGTCGTCCAGAGGGCGTTGATCAGTCCGCCGAAAAGGTCCATTTCATCCTCTCCCGGCGGGCATCCTGACCGCCAGTGGTTACTCAATTGCTCATCGGACAGTTCGTATTCGGCTCAAGGATTACGGACTTGGTTAACGAAATCTGGACTGTCCGGTCCGGCGCGGGCGCGACGTCCCGCCGCTCGTGAGTGCTTTAGCTCGCGTTTGCGGCAAGACCGCGGAGTTCCGCCTCGGCAAGCGCACGCGCCTCGCGGTCCAGCGCCAGGACGTCGTCGAGGCTCCCCGGGTCGGCGGTGAGCCCGCGCGCCTCGGCCGCCTCGAGGGTCGCGCCGACCATCCGGGCGATGTCGAGGAAGCCGATCCGGCCGGCCAGGAAGCCCGCCACCGCGATCTCGTCGGCCGCGTTGAGCACCGCCGGGGCGCCCCCTCCCGCCTCGAGCGCCGCATAGGCGAGCCGCAGCGCCGGAAAGCGCTCAAAATCCGGCTTCTCGAAGGTGAGCGTGCCGAGCGCGGCGAGGTCGAGCCGGGCGGTCGGGGCCGGCCCGCGCTCCGGCCAGTGCAGGCAGTGGGCGAGCGGCGTGCGCATGTCGGGCGAGCCGAGGCCGGCGATCATCGAGCCGTCCCGGTAGGCGACGATGCCGTGGACGATCGACTGCGGATGAACCAGCACCTCGATGCGTTCGCCCGGCAGGCGGAAGAGGTGATGCGCCTCGATGACCTCGAGACCCTTGTTCATCATCGTGGCGGAATCGATGGTGATGCGCGAGCCCATCGACCAGTTCGGATGCTTCAGCGCCTCCGCCGGGGTGGCCCGCCGCATGGCCTCGAGGCTCGCCGTCCGGAACGGGCCGCCCGAGGCGGTCACCACGATCTTCTCCACCGCCCCCGCATTGGCTGCCTCGAAGCATTGGAAGATCGCGTTGTGCTCCGAATCGACCGGCAGCAGGCGCACCCCCCGCCGGGCGACCGCGTCCATGAACAGCCGGCCGGCGGCCACGAGGCATTCCTTGGTGGCGAGTGCGACGGTCCGCCCCGCCTCCACGGCCGCGAAGGTCGGCGCGAGCCCGGCGGCGCCCACGATGGCGCCGATCACCATGTCGGCCGGCGCCGCGGCCGCCTCCAGCACGGCCGCGGGACCGGCGGCCGTGTCGATGCCGGTGCCCGCCAGGGCCTCGGCGAGCGGCCGGTGGAGGGCCGGATCGGCCAGCACGGCGCGCTCCGGCCGGAAGCGCAGGGCCGCCGCGACGA carries:
- the rseP gene encoding RIP metalloprotease RseP, coding for MDLFGGLINALWTTVSYGVPFLFVLTIVVFVHELGHFQVARWCGVKVRAFSIGFGPELVGWYDRHGTRWRIAAIPLGGYVKFEGDESAASTPDRDRLAAMSEAERAVSFQGQSISKRAAIVAAGPLANFILATVIFTAVYASEGRQVLLPVVGEVTQGGVAAEAGILPGDRIEAINGTAIGSFSDIIRVVAGSAGEKLDVRIARDGKPMDIVLVPRMTALDTSLGVQRRGMLGIRASLDPAHRIQQTYSIPGALREGVAQNWMIVEQTMGFFGRLFTGREYLDQISGIGRIAQASGETAKLGFVALVVWLAYISTSIGLLNLLPIPVLDGGHLVFYAIEAVRGRPLSERAQDFGFRVGLALVLMLMLVANWNDVIHFATKLGWGA
- a CDS encoding 1-deoxy-D-xylulose-5-phosphate reductoisomerase, with the translated sequence MVEPRRLTILGATGSVGRSALDLVARDPDRFAAVTLVARSDLDGLVAAALRFRPERAVLADPALHRPLAEALAGTGIDTAAGPAAVLEAAAAPADMVIGAIVGAAGLAPTFAAVEAGRTVALATKECLVAAGRLFMDAVARRGVRLLPVDSEHNAIFQCFEAANAGAVEKIVVTASGGPFRTASLEAMRRATPAEALKHPNWSMGSRITIDSATMMNKGLEVIEAHHLFRLPGERIEVLVHPQSIVHGIVAYRDGSMIAGLGSPDMRTPLAHCLHWPERGPAPTARLDLAALGTLTFEKPDFERFPALRLAYAALEAGGGAPAVLNAADEIAVAGFLAGRIGFLDIARMVGATLEAAEARGLTADPGSLDDVLALDREARALAEAELRGLAANAS